Proteins encoded by one window of Salvia splendens isolate huo1 chromosome 5, SspV2, whole genome shotgun sequence:
- the LOC121802072 gene encoding DNA-binding protein SMUBP-2-like translates to MMEASSLYCGCLSASIFGLRRHQSISLYQISNRRLRLCCTTPLPAPIKNTRSTRRRRRKIVQKVEVKESPKNGDPLGRRDLGKAVVKWMSQGMKAMALDIATAEMEEESEFAELLQRMAPGLTFVIQAQPFLNAVPMPIGMEVVCLKACTHYPTLFDHFQRELRDLLQHLQNKSLVSDWRQTKSWMLLKDLANSAQHRAIARKTSIPKSAHGVLGLQVDKIRDIQGRIDDFTHHMSKLLRIERDAELEFTEEELNAIPTPDENSAKPIEFLACHSQAEQELCDTICNLNAVSTYTGLGGMHLVLFRVDGNHRLPPTNLSPGDMVCVRICDSRGAGATSCIQGFVNNLGDDGCSITVALESRHGDPTFSKLFGKNIRIDRIQGLADTLTYERNCEALMMLHKKGLQKKNCSIAVVSTIFGDKEDIAWLEDNDLVDWDEAELNGLLDSECYDKSQKRAIALGLNKKRPILVIQGPPGTGKSGVLKQLISLLVKQGERVLVTAPTNAAVDNMVEKLSDIGANIVRFGNPARISPTVASKSLVEIVNNRLVDYKSEFERKKSNLRKDLSHCLKDDSLAAGIRQLLKQLGKAMKKKERETVREILSSAQVVLSTNIGASDPMIRCLDSFDLVVIDEAAQAIEPSCWIPILLGKRCILAGDQCQLAPVILSRKALEGGLGTSLLERVSTLHEGVLATKLTIQYRMNDAIAGWASKEMYNGQLKSSATVTSHLLSDSPYVKQTWITQCPLLLLDTRMPYGSLSVGCEEQLDPAGTGSFYNDGEADIVVQHVFSLIYAGVSPKSIVVQSPYVAQVQLLRDRLEDIPIAAGVEVATVDSFQGREADAVIISMVRSNNLGAVGFLGDSRRMNVAITRARKHVAIVCDSSTICHNTFLARLLRHIRYFGRVKHVEPGDSGGSGLSMNPMLPSVS, encoded by the exons ATGATGGAGGCTTCCAGCCTTTACTGCGGCTGCTTGTCCGCCTCAATCTTCGGTCTCCGCCGCCACCAATCCATCTCACTCTACCAAATCTCCAATCGCCGCCTCCGTCTCTGTTGCACCACTCCCCTCCCCGCTCCAATCAAGAACACAAGAAGcactcgccgccgccgccgcaaaaTTGTTCAAAAAGTTGAGGTCAAAGAGAGCCCCAAGAACGGAGACCCTCTGGGGCGTAGGGATTTGGGGAAGGCGGTGGTGAAATGGATGTCCCAGGGCATGAAAGCTATGGCCTTGGACATCGCCACAGCGGAGATGGAGGAGGAGAGTGAGTTTGCTGAGCTGTTGCAGCGTATGGCCCCTGGCCTCACCTTTGTTATTCAGGCTCAGCCTTTTCTCAACGCCGTCCCCATGCCTATTGGTATGGAGGTCGTCTGCCTCAAGGCCTGCACTCATTATCCCACCCTCTTCGACCACTTCCAGAGGGAGCTCAGAGACCTCCTTCAGCACCTCCAGAACAAGTCTCTCGTCTCTGATTGGCGCCAAACTAAGTCATGGATGCTGCTCAAGGACCTTGCCAATTCTG CTCAGCATAGGGCCATTGCGAGGAAGACTTCTATCCCCAAATCCGCCCACGGCGTTCTTGGCTTGCAGGTTGACAAGATCAGAGACATTCAGGGCAGAATCGACGACTTCACCCACCACATGTCCAAGCTGCTTCGTATAGAAAGGGATGCTGAGTTGGAATTCACCGAGGAAGAGCTCAACGCTATTCCAACCCCCGACGAGAACTCTGCAAAGCCAATTGAGTTCTTGGCCTGCCACTCCCAGGCAGAGCAGGAACTCTGTGATACCATATGCAATCTCAATGCTGTCAGCACATATACTG GGTTAGGAGGGATGCATTTGGTTTTGTTTAGAGTTGATGGGAACCATAGATTGCCCCCCACGAACCTTTCCCCTGGAGACATGGTTTGCGTGAGGATATGTGACAGTAGAGGGGCTGGCGCAACATCATGCATTCAGGGCTTTGTTAATAATCTTGGGGATGATGGGTGTAGCATTACAGTTGCCCTTGAATCCCGTCATGGGGATCCTACATTTTCTAAACTATTTGGCAAGAATATTCGCATAGATCGCATCCAAGGATTGGCTGATACACTCACATATGAG CGTAACTGTGAAGCTCTAATGATGCTTCATAAGAAAGGTTTACAGAAAAAGAATTGTTCAATAGCAGTGGTTTCTACAATTTTTGGAGACAAAGAAGATATTGCATGGCTCGAGGACAATGACTTGGTAGATTGGGATGAAGCAGAATTGAATGGGTTGTTAGATAGTGAATGTTATGACAAATCCCAGAAAAGAGCAATTGCATTAGGTTTAAACAAGAAGCGTCCTATACTTGTAATTCAAGGGCCTCCTGGAACTGGAAAGAGTGGGGTGCTCAAGCAACTAATTTCCCTTCTTGTTAAACAGGGCGAAAGGGTACTTGTCACGGCACCTACTAATGCTGCTGTCGACAATATGGTTGAGAAGCTATCTGATATTGGAGCTAACATTGTACGGTTTGGTAATCCTGCAAGAATATCACCTACTGTAGCTTCAAAATCTTTGGTTGAAATTGTAAATAATAGACTTGTAGATTACAAATCAGAATTTGAGAGGAAGAAATCTAATTTAAGGAAGGACCTTAGTCATTGCTTAAAAGATGATTCCTTGGCTGCTGGAATACGTCAGCTTCTCAAACAGTTAGGAAAGGcaatgaagaagaaggagagggaAACAGTACGAGAAATTCTTTCAAGCGCTCAAGTTGTGCTTTCCACAAATATTGGAGCATCTGACCCTATGATTAGATGCCTTGACTCATTTGACTTGGTAGTCATAGATGAAGCGGCTCAAGCCATCGAACCTTCTTGTTGGATTCCAATACTTCTTGGAAAGCGTTGTATACTTGCTGGTGACCAGTGCCAACTTGCGCCAGTGATCTTATCTAGAAAAGCCTTGGAAGGTGGCCTAGGAACATCTTTATTGGAAAGAGTATCAACATTGCACGAAGGGGTTCTTGCAACGAAATTGACGATACAGTATAGGATGAACGATGCAATAGCTGGTTGGGCTTCAAAAGAGATGTATAATGGACAACTCAAATCCTCTGCCACTGTTACTTCTCATCTTCTTTCTGATTCTCCATATGTTAAG CAAACATGGATAACACAATGCCCTTTGTTACTGCTTGACACGAGAATGCCATATGGAAGTCTTTCTGTTGGCTGTGAAGAACAACTAGACCCTGCTGGAACAGGTTCCTTCTACAATGATGGTGAAGCGGATATTGTCGTACAACATGTGTTTTCCTTAATTTATGCTG GTGTTAGCCCAAAGAGCATTGTAGTACAGTCTCCTTATGTTGCTCAAGTCCAACTACTAAGAGACAGGCTGGAAGATATTCCCATTGCTGCAGGTGTTGAGGTTGCGACAGTTGATAGCTTTCAAGGCCGTGAGGCGGATGCTGTGATTATATCAATG GTTCGCTCAAACAACCTCGGAGCTGTTGGGTTTCTAGGAGATAGCAGACGGATGAATGTGGCGATAACCAGAGCACGTAAACATGTGGCAATTGTTTGTGACAGCTCCACGATATGCCATAACACGTTCTTGGCAAGGTTGTTACGGCATATTAGATATTTTGGGAGGGTGAAGCATGTGGAGCCAGGTGATTCAGGAGGATCTGGCCTAAGCATGAATCCAATGCTGCCATCAGTTAGTTGA